One Salvia splendens isolate huo1 chromosome 12, SspV2, whole genome shotgun sequence genomic window carries:
- the LOC121757584 gene encoding glucose-6-phosphate 1-dehydrogenase, chloroplastic-like, with product MNQMKCNVGLPVDDDEPDVGDAAGDGSNDGPRWGRAGSVDPTAVNYVGSLAATVAGLQNEAPLKQLKDGLTSVKENTQLSNFDVNDDKSTTSITVVGAPRDLAKKKIFPALFELYYEDCLPEHFTIFGYARSKMTDAELRNMVSKTLTCRIDKRENCGEKMEQFLQRCFYHSGQYDSQENFADLDKILKEEHESGRVSNRLFYLSIPPNIFVDAVKCASLSASSSAGWTRVIVEKPFGRESESSAALTKSLKQYLDEDQIFRIDHYLGKELVENLSVLCFTNLIFEPLWSRQYIRNVQLIFSEDFGTEGRGGYFDHYGIMRDIMQNHLLQILALFAMETPVSLDAGDIRNEKVKVLRSMRPIRVNDVIIEQYKSHTKGGVSYPGFTDDKTVPKNSLTPTFAAAALFIDNARWDGVPFLMKAGKPLHDKRAEIRAQFRHVPGNLCNRNFGTDLDLATNELVIRVQPDKAIYLKINNKVPELGMRLDQSNLNLLYKARYSREIPDAYERLLLDAVEGERRLFIRSDELDAAWALFTPVLKDLEEKKKIPEYYPYGSRGPVGAHYLAARYNVKWGDLGVDE from the exons ATGAATCAGATGAAATGCAACGTGGGGCTGCCTGTTGACGACGATGAGCCCGATGTCGGGGATGCCGCTGGGGATGGTAGTAATGACGGACCTAGGTGGGGTCGCGCGGGGTCGGTCGACCCCACCGCAG TAAATTATGTAGGTTCTTTGGCCGCAACAGTTGCTGGACTGCAAAACGAAGCTCCTTTGAAACAATTGAAAGATGGGCTGACGTCAGTTAAAGAGAACACACAGCTTAGTAATTTTGATGTTAATGATGATAAATCAACTACAAGTATTACTGTTGTAGGGGCACCTCGGGATCTTGCTAAGAAGAAGATATTTCCTGCTCTTTTTGAACTATACTATGAGGATTGCCTACCTGAG CATTTCACTATCTTTGGTTATGCCCGTAGTAAGATGACAGATGCTGAACTAAGAAATATGGTTAGCAAGACTCTTACTTGCAGAATTGATAAGAG GGAAAATTGTGGTGAAAAGATGGAGCAGTTCCTTCAAAGATGTTTCTACCACTCTGGTCAATATGATTCTCAGGAGAATTTTGCTGACCTTGATAAGATACTAAAGGAGGAGCATGAG TCTGGTCGGGTTTCAAATCGgctattttatttatctatccCACCAAACATATTCGTAGATGCTGTAAAATGTGCCAGTCTCtctgcttcttcttctgctGGCTGGACTAGGGTCATTGTTGAAAAACCATTTGGCCGGGAATCTGAATCTTCGGCTGCTTTGACCAAATCTCTAAAGCAGTACCTGGACGAGGATCAGATTTTTAG GATAGATCACTACCTAGGAAAGGAGCTAGTGGAGAACCTCTCTGTCCTATGCTTCACCAATCTTATTTTTGAACCCTTATGGTCAAGACAGTATATAAGGAATGTTCAATTGATATTCTCCGAGGACTTTGGCACTGAAGGAAGGGGAGG CTACTTTGACCACTACGGAATCATGAGAGACATAATGCAAAATCATCTGCTCCAAATATTGGCCCTCTTTGCCATGGAAACACCTGTCAGTTTGGATGCTGGAGATATCAGAAATGAAAAG GTTAAAGTTTTGCGCTCCATGAGACCTATAAGAGTCAATGATGTAATCATAGAGCAGTATAAGAGTCACACAAAAGGAGGCGTCTCATACCCGGGATTTACAGATGACAAAACCGTTCCCAAAAATAGTTTAACCCCAACTTTTGCTGCTGCTGCACTTTTCATagataatgcaagatgggatgGTGTGCCTTTTTTAATGAAAGCTGGAAAACCTTTACATGATAAAAG GGCTGAAATAAGGGCGCAGTTCAGACATGTACCTGGTAATTTATGCAATCGAAACTTTGGGACTGATCTGGACCTAGCAACAAATGAGCTTGTAATCCGGGTTCAGCCTGATAAAGCTATTTATTTGAAGATTAATAACAAAGTCCCAGAACTAGGGATGAGATTGGACCAAAGCAATCTTAATCTTCTTTATAAAGCAAG GTACTCTAGGGAGATACCTGATGCGTATGAGAGACTTCTACTGGATGCTGTTGAGGGTGAGAGGAGACTCTTCATCAGGAGTGACGAATTAGATGCTGCATGGGCACTTTTCACCCCTGTATTGAAGGATCtcgaagaaaagaaaaagattccCGAGTATTATCCTTATGGAAGTCGAGGACCAGTAGGGGCTCATTACCTTGCAGCCAGATACAATGTTAAGTGGGGTGATCTTGGGGTTGACGAATAG
- the LOC121758456 gene encoding RNA-binding protein 12-like codes for MFHSIIILSLTCLALSAAQPATHISVLGSVYCDVCSQNTFSNHSYFLPGVDVNIECKMKRRWARSREDISFSVNRSTDRFGIYRVEIPCVDGGVDCTRHPTIQSLCKATLLPLSAPITTCNLPAVKTISSHITLRSNRTNACTYTLGALTYKPPQRNLTLCGIPSPTLFNTSKFFFPPYNVFPWPPLPPLPPLPQLPPLPQLPPFPYFPFPPSLPFPFPSVPPPPAPPPMFNFWDPNTWFPHPPPTNP; via the exons ATGTTTCATtccatcatcattctctctctcacatGTTTGGCCCTCTCCGCAGCTCAGCCCGCCACGCACATTAGCGTGCTAGGTTCCGTATATTGCGACGTATGTTCTCAGAATACTTTCTCCAACCATAGCTACTTCTTGCCAG GTGTCGATGTTAACATCGAGTGCAAAATGAAAAGAAGATGGGCAAGGAGCAGGGAAGATATATCATTCTCAGTGAACAGAAGCACAGATAGATTTGGAATCTACAGAGTGGAGATTCCTTGTGTTGATGGCGGCGTCGACTGCACCCGACATCCCACCATCCAGTCACTGTGCAAGGCAACTTTGCTCCCTCTCTCTGCACCCATCACCACCTGCAATCTCCCAGCCGTGAAAACCATTTCATCGCACATTACACTCAGATCAAACCGAACTAATGCCTGCACCTACACCTTAGGCGCCTTGACTTACAAACCACCACAAAGAAATCTCACCCTTTGTGGGATTCCCAGTCCAACATTATTCAATACTTCCAAGTTTTTCTTTCCTCCCTACAACGTATTCCCTTGGCCGCCATTGCCTCCACTTCCCCCGCTGCCTCAACTTCCGCCACTGCCTCAGCTTCCACCTTTCCCTTACTTCCCatttcctccatctttgcctttTCCATTTCCAtctgttcctcctcctcctgcaCCACCACCAATGTTCAATTTCTGGGATCCGAATACATGGTTTCCGCATCCTCCCCCTACCAATCCATAG
- the LOC121757585 gene encoding uncharacterized protein LOC121757585 yields the protein MINQDNPPNVKLRLLGKRGRDGRTYNLPFVSEVAILVVGDFDHALGDRDIIVEKQSGKLQRISELHPSYLALQYPLLFSYGEDGYTEFIGFSDSSTSTSSSRKRVIPKEWIGYPNLFITFTCNPKWPEIQRFVRSRGLKSDDRPDIVSRMFKVKLDVIYTIEFHKRGLPHAHILLFLSNEDKQPYQRRIDEIISSEIPDPLIDPYYYECVKELMMHGPCGVYLMMKDLLQSVGHQKKVLVRVTVLPPPPLQSVGHHKFVLKDGVSLDNRYVVPHNRFLLVKYGGHINVEWCNQSRSIKYLFKYVHKGYDRVTTSFFQSGVDGAEKNLDEVSLYYDCRYVSACEAAWRTFGFEIQYKDPSVERFSFHLPNKQHVIFYEADSLDNVLNRRTVHESKFLGWMEANKLYFEGRNLTYGEFPTKFVWKKDHWQPRKQRYSVGRLFYVALGSGDIDSCFALRLLDDDKEYIDGIVEASFWSSAHSLRLLFRKLRNRPDLVLSDDEIQNIVLTDVEKLLMNVGKSLHDYHDSMCNIKQGTDLAELIIRSKLIIWDEAPMIHKHCIEAVDRTLRDIFRVCSESSMHKPFGGKTIVFGSDFRQILPIVPKGSRQNIVNATINSSYLWSSCTILRLTRNMRLLSVEKPDEAFKLKKFSSWVASIGDGVVGGPNDGGVVIDLPSDIVLSNSGDPLKTIVENIYPSYMDPEKLSNCLHDRTILAPTLDVVDEVNQFMISMDQSQGRVYLSSDSISNSDSTSKGSAEIHSVEFLNNLKGSGTPNHELMLKVETPVMLLRNIDHSNGLCNGTRLIITRLGDYVLEARVLGVIILVIRF from the exons ATGATCAATCAAGATAATCCACCAAATGTGAAATTGAGATTGCTTGGTAAAAGAGGTAGGGATGGAAGGACTTATAACCTACCTTTTGTTTCTGAGGTAGCCATCCTTGTGGTTGGCGATTTTGACCACGCATTGGGTGATAGAGACATTATTGTTGAAAAACAGTCAGGAAAGCTTCAAAGGATTAGTGAACTTCATCCTTCTTATCTTGCATTGCAATATCCATTGTTGTTCTCATATGGGGAGGATGGTTATACAGAATTCATAGGCTTTTCTGATTCTTCTACATCCACGTCGAGCAGTAGAAAGAGAGTTATCCCTAAAGA ATGGATTGGATATCCAAATCTTTTTATAACATTTACCTGCAATCCTAAGTGGCCTGAGATTCAGAGGTTTGTTAGGTCTAGGGGTCTAAAATCAGATGATCGTCCTGATATCGTTAGTAGGATGTTTAAAGTGAAGTTGGATG TTATTTACACCATTGAGTTTCACAAACGTGGATTGCCTCATGCAcatattttgctttttttaagCAATGAGGATAAGCAACCATATCAACGACGCATTGATGAAATTATATCTTCTGAAATTCCTGATCCATTGATTGATCCTTATTATTATGAGTGCGTTAAGGAACTTATGATGCATGGTCCGTGTGGTGTG TATTTGATGATGAAGGATTTGTTGCAGAGCGTTGGGCACCAGAAGAAGGTGCTAGTACGAGTCACGGTATTGCCACCGCCCCCACTGCAGAGCGTTGGGCACCATAAATTTGTGTTGAAGGATGGTGTTTCTTTGGATAACAGATATGTTGTGCCTCACAATCGTTTTCTCCTTGTGAAATATGGTGGTCATATTAATGTCGAGTGGTGCAATCAGTCTCGTTCAATCAAGTATTTGTTCAAATATGTACATAAGGGTTATGATAGGGTGACGACATCTTTTTTCCAATCTGGTGTTGATGGTGCTGAAAAGAATTTGGATGAAGTTAGTTTGTATTATGATTGTAGATATGTATCTGCATGTGAAGCTGCTTGGAGAACTTTTGGATTTGAGATTCAATACAAGGATCCTTCTGTTGAACGATTTAGTTTTCATCTACCTAATAAACAACATGTCATTTTTTATGAAGCCGATTCTTTGGATAACGTCTTGAATCGTAGGACGGTTCATGAAAGTAAGTTCTTAGGTTGGATGGAGGCAAATAAGTTATATTTTGAAGGTAGAAATTTGACATATGGTGAATTTCCAACCAAGTTTGTGTGGAAGAAGGATCATTGGCAACCTAGAAAACAACGTTATTCGGTTGGGAGGTTGTTTTATGTTGCTCTCGGATCTGGTGATAT AGATTCATGCTTCGCTTTAAGATTGTTGGATGACGATAAGGAATATATTGATGGAATTGTTGAGGCTTCTTTTTGGTCGTCTGCCCATTCACTGAGATTGCTATTT AGAAAATTAAGGAATCGACCAG ATTTGGTGCTGAGCGATGATGAAATTCAGAATATTGTGTTGACCGATGTTGAGAAATTATTAATGAACGTTGGTAAAAGTTTGCATGACTACCATG ATTCTATGTGCAATATTAAACAAGGAACTGATCTTGCTGAGCTTATCATAAGGTCGAAACTTATCATATGGGATGAAGCTCCGATGATTCATAAGCATTGCATAGAAGCCGTTGATAGGACTCTTAGAGATATTTTTCGTGTGTGTAGTGAGTCCAGTATGCACAAACCATTTGGTGGAAAAACTATAGTTTTTGGTAGTGATTTTAGACAAATTTTACCTATTGTTCCTAAAGGGAGTCGGCAGAATATTGTGAATGCCACCATTAACTCATCATATCTCTGGAGTAGTTGTACAATTTTGAGGTTGACCAGAAACATGAGACTGTTGAGTGTCGAAAAACCAGATGAAGCTTTTAAGTTGAAGAAATTTTCATCTTGGGTTGCTTCTATAGGTGATGGAGTTGTTGGTGGTCCGAATGATGGTGGAGTCGTTATAGATCTTCCTTCCGACATTGTTTTGTCTAATTCTGGAGATCCTCTTAAAACCATTGTTGAAAACATATACCCTTCCTATATGGATCCAGAAAAGTTGAGCAATTGTTTGCATGATCGTACTATACTTGCCCCCACGCTTGATGTTGTTGATGAGGTTAACCAATTCATGATTTCGATGGACCAGTCTCAAGGGCGTGTATATTTGAGCTCTGATAGCATTTCAAATTCAGATTCCACTTCGAAAGGTTCTGCTGAGATTCATTCTGttgaatttttgaataatttgaaaGGTTCGGGTACCCCTAATCAtgaattgatgttgaaagttgaaactCCTGTGATGTTGTTAAGAAACATAGATCATTCTAATGGCTTGTGTAATGGCACTAGATTGATAATTACCCGTTTAGGTGATTATGTTTTGGAGGCGCGTGTCTTGGGGGTCATAATATTGGTGATAAGGTTCTGA